GGGAGAGCGTGGCGCTCGTCTCCGACGCCGGCACCCCCGCCATCTCGGATCCGGGGTACGACCTGGTGCGGGACGCCATCGCCGGCGGGATCCCCGTGGAGGTGGTCCCCGGGCCGTCGGCCCTGGTGGCCGCCCTGGTGATCTCCGGCCTGCCCACGGACCACTTCACCTTCGAGGGCTTCCTGCCGAACCGTCCGGTGCGCCGCCGCAAGGCGCTCGCGGCCCTTTCCCGCGAGACGCGGACGATGATCTTCTACGAGTCCCCGCACCGCCTCGCCTCGTTCCTCGCGGACGCCTCGGCCGAGCTCGGGGAGCGGCGGGCGTGCGTCGTGCGGGAGTTGACGAAGGTGCACGAGGAGATCATTCGAGGGACGCTGCCGGAACTGTCGGCGGAGATCGCCGGGCGGTCGAGCGTCCTCGGCGAGCTCACCGTGGTGGTGGCCGGGGCGCAGAAAACGGTGGAGCTATCGGTGGAAGAGATCGTCCGGGCCGCGATCGAGGACGGTTCGGGGTCGTCCCGGGACCTGGCGAAGGAGATCGCCGAGCGCGCCGGCCTGTCGCGGAAGGAGGTCTACGAGGAGATCCTGCGGCAGAGGAAATGAAAAAGGGCGGCTCCGGCCGCCCTTTCGACGGGTCAGACCGAGACGAGCAGCGAGTCGCTGACGTTCGTGACCATCCCGTGGAACTTCTCCTTCGCCTTCCTGAACCCCGGGTCGGTGAGGATCTTCTCGAGCGTGACCAGCGAGTCGAGGTCGACCTGCACCACGCGCTGCGGGGAGGAGCCTCCCAGCATGCTCTTGTACTTCCGCACGGTCTTCACTCCCCTGTACTTCAACCAGATGTTCTTCCCCTGACCCTTCAAGTATTTCTCGTACGCATCGGTCTTGCCGGGGAGGATGTCGAACCGGTACTCGAAGGTGATCATCGCGCTGCCTCCTTCAGGAGATTCCTTCCTGCCCCGTACCGTACCAAAGGGCGCCGGCACCGTCAATCGACCCGAAGGACGATCTTTCCGAACTGGCGCTTCTCCTCGAGGCGCCGGAGGGCCTCCCCGGCCTCCGGCAGCGGGAAGACCGCGTCGACCACCGGTTTCACCTTCCCGTCCCGGAAGAGCTTCAGCATCCCGGCGAACTCCGCGTGCGTCCCCATGGTGGAGCCGTGCACGGTCAGCTGGTTCCAGAAGATGCGGCC
This bacterium DNA region includes the following protein-coding sequences:
- the rsmI gene encoding 16S rRNA (cytidine(1402)-2'-O)-methyltransferase, with product MGPGTLYVVATPLGNLEDITFRAVRVLKEAPVIACEDTRRTVKLLNRYEIRTPMVVFHEYNKVRAGAGILRRLREGESVALVSDAGTPAISDPGYDLVRDAIAGGIPVEVVPGPSALVAALVISGLPTDHFTFEGFLPNRPVRRRKALAALSRETRTMIFYESPHRLASFLADASAELGERRACVVRELTKVHEEIIRGTLPELSAEIAGRSSVLGELTVVVAGAQKTVELSVEEIVRAAIEDGSGSSRDLAKEIAERAGLSRKEVYEEILRQRK